One stretch of Erpetoichthys calabaricus chromosome 14, fErpCal1.3, whole genome shotgun sequence DNA includes these proteins:
- the inpp5b gene encoding type II inositol 1,4,5-trisphosphate 5-phosphatase isoform X2, which yields MPKGSKEPGTATVNGKSQVSEETKQNIQNISDNNAVRDGKVKPEVNNDMVRSSSYTVANKAQMLAMPQFELRDNLIKCELLKREESYTFTKNYRFFVGTYNVNGQSPKESLLPWLKGGIEPPDIYLVGFQELDLSKEAFIFSDTPKEQEWSKAVYEGLHPESKYAMIKVIRLVGIMLLFYVKKELAEYISAIEAEYVGTGIMGRMGNKGAVGIRFNFHNSSLCIVNCHLAAHTEEYERRNQDFRDICSRLTFRSFDPVLPNLPIMKHETVLWFGDLNYRISDVDVEQVKKLIDERDFKTLYKYDQLKKQMEEKAVFDGFTEGELTFQPTYKYDTGSDQWDTSEKCRTPAWCDRILWKGKSVKQLQYSSHLSLKTSDHKPVSSIFEIGIKVVNEELYKKTFEEIVRSLDKMENECIPSVSLSEREFYFKDVKYMQRQVQTFTIYNDGQVPCQFQFIQKLEEPAYCKPWLTAQPCKGFVAQGAKLEIELEVFVNKTTATKLTSQEEKLEDILILHLERGKDYFVPISGNYLPSCFGSSLQALCYMREPIQDMPPEHIQQFTLMPLHPQTEPSNTLEKQLDIPKEVWMLVEHLYRNACHQADLFQQPGLRTEFEEIRDCLDTGMPDSLPGSNHSVAEALLLFLDALPEPVICYSHYHKSLDSSGSYTQCKQAISTLPQCHKNVFNYLMAFLRELLKYFMFNNLDRSTLASIFGSLLLRPPPGIKQDATQKKKVQEFIEHFISKQEDVS from the exons GGACTGCTACAGTAAATGGCAAATCACAAGTCtctgaagaaacaaaacaaaatatccaGAACATCTCTGATAACAATGCAGTCAG agatGGTAAAGTGAAACCAGAAGTTAATAATGACATGGTACGATCGTCAAGTTACACAGTTGCTAACAAAGCACAGATGCTTGCAATGCCCCAGTTTGAATTGAGAGACAACCTTATTAAGTGTGAATTGTTGAAAAGGGAGGAATCCTACACTTTTACAAAAAACTACAG gttttttgtTGGTACTTACAATGTTAATGGGCAGTCTCCAAAAGAAAGCTTACTTCCTTGGCTGAAAGGTGGCATTGAACCTCCTGATATTTATCTTGTAGG GTTTCAAGAACTTGATCTCAGCAAAGAAGCATTTATCTTCAGTGATACTCCCAAGGAGCAGGAGTGGTCAAAAGCTGTATATGAGGGTCTGCATCCAGAAAGTAAATATGCTATG ATTAAGGTGATCCGCTTGGTGGGCATAATGCTGCTTTTTTATGTAAAGAAGGAACTTGCTGAATACATCTCTGCAATTGAAGCTGAATATGTTGGTACAGGAATAATGGGAAGAATG ggTAACAAAGGGGCAGTAGGCATCAGGTTCAATTTCCATAATTCATCCTTATGTATTGTGAACTGTCACTTAGCAGCACATACAGAAGAATATGAAAGACGTAACCAGGATTTTAGAGACATCTGTAGCAGACTGACTTTCAGGTCTTTTGACCCAGTTCTTCCAAATCTGCCTATCATGAAACATGA GACTGTCCTTTGGTTTGGTGACCTAAACTACCGGATAAGTGACGTAGATGTTGAGCAAGTCAAAAAACTCATTGATGAAAGAGATTTTAAGACTCTTTATAAGTACGACCAG TTAAAGAAGCAGATGGAAGAAAAAGCAGTGTTTGATGGTTTTACAGAAGGAGAGCTCACATTTCAGCCAACTTATAAATACGACACAGGATCTGATCAGTGGGATACAAG TGAAAAGTGCAGAACTCCAGCCTGGTGTGACCGTATTTTATGGAAAGGAAAAAGTGTGAAGCAGCTACAATACAGCAGTCACTTATCTTTGAAAACTAGCGACCACAAACCTGTCAGCTCAATTTTTGAAATTGgg ATAAAAGTAGTGAATGAAGAGTTATACAAAAAGACTTTTGAGGAAATAGTGCGATCACTGgataaaatggaaaatgaatgtaTTCCTTCAGTTTCTCTTTCAGAGCGTGAG ttttatttcaaagATGTAAAGTACATGCAGCGACAGGTTCAGACATTTACCATATACAATGATGGACAAGTTCCCTGTCAATTTCAGTTTATTCAGAAGCTGGAGGAACCTGCTTACTGTAAACCATGGCTCACTGCACAGCCCTGCAAAGGTTTCGTTGCTCAAG GTGCAAAATTAGAAATTGAACTTGAAGTGTTTGTAAATAAAACTACTGCCACAAAGTTAACCAGCCAAGAAGAGAAATTAGAAGATATATTAATTCTGCACCTAGAAAGGGGTAAAGACTACTTTGTTCCTATTTCTGGTAATTATCTCCCAAGTTGCTTTGGATCTTCACTACAAGCATTGTGCTATATGCGAGAACCAATCCAAGATATGCCTCCAGAACATATTCAGCAATTT ACCTTGATGCCACTTCATCCGCAAACTGAGCCCAGCAATACTTTAGAAAAGCAACTGGACATTCCCAAAGAAGTGTGGATGTTGGTTGAACATTTATACAGAAATGCTTGCCATCAG GCAGATCTGTTCCAACAGCCTGGTCTCAGGACGGAGTTTGAGGAAATTCGTGACTGCTTAGACACAGGAATGCCAGATTCTCTTC CTGGTAGCAATCACTCCGTAGCAGAAGCTTTGCTGCTGTTCTTGGATGCTCTCCCTGAACCTGTCATCTGCTATTCACATTATCACAAGAGCCTTGACAGTTCTGGTAGCTATACGCAGTGCAAACAG gCCATCTCCACCCTACCTCAGTgccataaaaatgtatttaattatttaatggcaTTCCTTCGagaactgttaaaatattttatgtttaataactTGGATCGCAGCACACTTG
- the inpp5b gene encoding type II inositol 1,4,5-trisphosphate 5-phosphatase isoform X3: MVRSSSYTVANKAQMLAMPQFELRDNLIKCELLKREESYTFTKNYRFFVGTYNVNGQSPKESLLPWLKGGIEPPDIYLVGFQELDLSKEAFIFSDTPKEQEWSKAVYEGLHPESKYAMIKVIRLVGIMLLFYVKKELAEYISAIEAEYVGTGIMGRMGNKGAVGIRFNFHNSSLCIVNCHLAAHTEEYERRNQDFRDICSRLTFRSFDPVLPNLPIMKHETVLWFGDLNYRISDVDVEQVKKLIDERDFKTLYKYDQLKKQMEEKAVFDGFTEGELTFQPTYKYDTGSDQWDTSEKCRTPAWCDRILWKGKSVKQLQYSSHLSLKTSDHKPVSSIFEIGIKVVNEELYKKTFEEIVRSLDKMENECIPSVSLSEREFYFKDVKYMQRQVQTFTIYNDGQVPCQFQFIQKLEEPAYCKPWLTAQPCKGFVAQGAKLEIELEVFVNKTTATKLTSQEEKLEDILILHLERGKDYFVPISGNYLPSCFGSSLQALCYMREPIQDMPPEHIQQFTLMPLHPQTEPSNTLEKQLDIPKEVWMLVEHLYRNACHQADLFQQPGLRTEFEEIRDCLDTGMPDSLPGSNHSVAEALLLFLDALPEPVICYSHYHKSLDSSGSYTQCKQAISTLPQCHKNVFNYLMAFLRELLKYFMFNNLDRSTLASIFGSLLLRPPPGIKQDATQKKKVQEFIEHFISKQEDVS; the protein is encoded by the exons ATGGTACGATCGTCAAGTTACACAGTTGCTAACAAAGCACAGATGCTTGCAATGCCCCAGTTTGAATTGAGAGACAACCTTATTAAGTGTGAATTGTTGAAAAGGGAGGAATCCTACACTTTTACAAAAAACTACAG gttttttgtTGGTACTTACAATGTTAATGGGCAGTCTCCAAAAGAAAGCTTACTTCCTTGGCTGAAAGGTGGCATTGAACCTCCTGATATTTATCTTGTAGG GTTTCAAGAACTTGATCTCAGCAAAGAAGCATTTATCTTCAGTGATACTCCCAAGGAGCAGGAGTGGTCAAAAGCTGTATATGAGGGTCTGCATCCAGAAAGTAAATATGCTATG ATTAAGGTGATCCGCTTGGTGGGCATAATGCTGCTTTTTTATGTAAAGAAGGAACTTGCTGAATACATCTCTGCAATTGAAGCTGAATATGTTGGTACAGGAATAATGGGAAGAATG ggTAACAAAGGGGCAGTAGGCATCAGGTTCAATTTCCATAATTCATCCTTATGTATTGTGAACTGTCACTTAGCAGCACATACAGAAGAATATGAAAGACGTAACCAGGATTTTAGAGACATCTGTAGCAGACTGACTTTCAGGTCTTTTGACCCAGTTCTTCCAAATCTGCCTATCATGAAACATGA GACTGTCCTTTGGTTTGGTGACCTAAACTACCGGATAAGTGACGTAGATGTTGAGCAAGTCAAAAAACTCATTGATGAAAGAGATTTTAAGACTCTTTATAAGTACGACCAG TTAAAGAAGCAGATGGAAGAAAAAGCAGTGTTTGATGGTTTTACAGAAGGAGAGCTCACATTTCAGCCAACTTATAAATACGACACAGGATCTGATCAGTGGGATACAAG TGAAAAGTGCAGAACTCCAGCCTGGTGTGACCGTATTTTATGGAAAGGAAAAAGTGTGAAGCAGCTACAATACAGCAGTCACTTATCTTTGAAAACTAGCGACCACAAACCTGTCAGCTCAATTTTTGAAATTGgg ATAAAAGTAGTGAATGAAGAGTTATACAAAAAGACTTTTGAGGAAATAGTGCGATCACTGgataaaatggaaaatgaatgtaTTCCTTCAGTTTCTCTTTCAGAGCGTGAG ttttatttcaaagATGTAAAGTACATGCAGCGACAGGTTCAGACATTTACCATATACAATGATGGACAAGTTCCCTGTCAATTTCAGTTTATTCAGAAGCTGGAGGAACCTGCTTACTGTAAACCATGGCTCACTGCACAGCCCTGCAAAGGTTTCGTTGCTCAAG GTGCAAAATTAGAAATTGAACTTGAAGTGTTTGTAAATAAAACTACTGCCACAAAGTTAACCAGCCAAGAAGAGAAATTAGAAGATATATTAATTCTGCACCTAGAAAGGGGTAAAGACTACTTTGTTCCTATTTCTGGTAATTATCTCCCAAGTTGCTTTGGATCTTCACTACAAGCATTGTGCTATATGCGAGAACCAATCCAAGATATGCCTCCAGAACATATTCAGCAATTT ACCTTGATGCCACTTCATCCGCAAACTGAGCCCAGCAATACTTTAGAAAAGCAACTGGACATTCCCAAAGAAGTGTGGATGTTGGTTGAACATTTATACAGAAATGCTTGCCATCAG GCAGATCTGTTCCAACAGCCTGGTCTCAGGACGGAGTTTGAGGAAATTCGTGACTGCTTAGACACAGGAATGCCAGATTCTCTTC CTGGTAGCAATCACTCCGTAGCAGAAGCTTTGCTGCTGTTCTTGGATGCTCTCCCTGAACCTGTCATCTGCTATTCACATTATCACAAGAGCCTTGACAGTTCTGGTAGCTATACGCAGTGCAAACAG gCCATCTCCACCCTACCTCAGTgccataaaaatgtatttaattatttaatggcaTTCCTTCGagaactgttaaaatattttatgtttaataactTGGATCGCAGCACACTTG